A single Osmerus mordax isolate fOsmMor3 chromosome 7, fOsmMor3.pri, whole genome shotgun sequence DNA region contains:
- the rhoab gene encoding rho-related GTP-binding protein RhoA-B, with the protein MAAIRKKLVIVGDGACGKTCLLIVFSKDQFPEVYVPTVFENYVADIEVDSKQVELALWDTAGQEDYDRLRPLSYPDTDVILMCFSIDSPDSLENIPEKWTPEVKHFCPNVPIILVGNKKDLRNDEHTRRELAKMKQEPVKPEEARDMANRIGAFGYMECSAKTKDGVREVFEMATRAALQARRGKKSSKCLLL; encoded by the exons ATGGCAGCCATCCGTAAGAAGCTGGTGATCGTGGGGGACGGAGCGTGCGGGAAGACCTGCCTGCTCATCGTCTTCAGTAAAGACCAGTTCCCCGAGGTCTACGTGCCCACCGTGTTCGAGAACTACGTGGCCGACATCGAGGTGGACAGCAAACAG gTGGAGCTGGCCCTGTGGGACACAGCAGGACAGGAGGACTATGacaggctccgccccctctcctacccagaCACAGACGTCATCCTCATGTGCTTCTCCATTGACAGTCCCGACAGCTTGG AGAACATTCCAGAGAAGTGGACTCCTGAGGTAAAACACTTCTGCCCCAACGTTCCGATCATCCTGGTGGGCAACAAGAAGGATCTGCGCAACGACGAACACACACGCCGGGAGCTCGCTAAGATGAAACAG GAGCCGGTGAAGCCCGAGGAGGCCCGGGACATGGCCAACCGCATCGGAGCCTTCGGCTACATGGAGTGTTCTGCCAAGACCAAGGACGGCGTGCGGGAGGTCTTTGAAATGGCCACCCGGGCGGCGCTACAGGCCCGACGGGGCAAGAAGAGCAGTAAATGTCTGCTGCTGTAA